From one Treponema denticola genomic stretch:
- a CDS encoding HpcH/HpaI aldolase/citrate lyase family protein: MKNRRSMLFMPGNNPGMLVSADILGADSIIYDLEDAVSLDEKDSARTLVRNALSFLKFTHSEITVRINPIDSPYWEKDLEAIIPVLPDGIVIPKASVDAVHSVEQKINEIKKAHNITKNFSFLMLVESARGIMDVNSIAKASSLIQGLLLGGEDYSVDMGIQRTRLSKELEYARFSLTTAAHAYGLDSLDTPFTDVEDFEGLRLDTAFSKSIGFSGRLVINPRQVEEIHKIFSPSSAEIERAEAILQAAEEAKQKGLGVFSFKGKMVDLPVIKRAQALYDSAKNWGLIK; this comes from the coding sequence ATGAAAAATAGAAGAAGTATGCTTTTTATGCCCGGTAATAATCCGGGAATGTTGGTATCGGCCGATATTTTGGGAGCGGATTCCATCATTTACGATTTGGAAGATGCCGTCTCCCTTGATGAAAAAGACTCGGCCCGTACTCTGGTGCGGAATGCTCTTTCCTTTTTAAAGTTTACCCATTCCGAAATCACTGTAAGAATAAACCCCATCGACTCCCCTTATTGGGAAAAGGACTTGGAGGCAATTATCCCCGTTCTCCCTGACGGAATCGTAATTCCTAAGGCTTCGGTCGATGCCGTTCACTCGGTCGAGCAAAAAATAAACGAGATAAAAAAGGCTCACAATATCACTAAGAATTTCAGCTTTCTTATGCTGGTAGAATCAGCCCGCGGAATTATGGATGTAAATTCGATAGCCAAGGCCTCATCGCTGATTCAAGGCCTTCTTTTAGGCGGCGAAGATTATTCGGTAGATATGGGAATTCAGCGTACCCGTCTTTCAAAAGAACTGGAATATGCCCGCTTTAGTTTGACGACAGCCGCCCATGCATACGGTTTGGACTCCCTTGATACCCCCTTTACGGATGTAGAAGACTTTGAGGGCCTAAGGCTCGATACGGCCTTTAGTAAAAGCATAGGATTTTCAGGCCGCTTGGTTATCAATCCGCGTCAGGTCGAAGAGATTCATAAAATATTTTCTCCTTCAAGTGCCGAAATTGAAAGAGCCGAGGCTATTTTACAGGCCGCAGAAGAAGCCAAACAAAAGGGCTTAGGCGTATTCAGCTTTAAGGGAAAGATGGTCGACTTACCGGTTATCAAGAGGGCCCAAGCTCTTTATGATTCTGCCAAAAACTGGGGCTTGATAAAATAG
- the citD gene encoding citrate lyase acyl carrier protein, giving the protein MQIKREAVCGTLQSNDCLVRIVPSEKLELDLKSSVLNEFGAQIKKTVQEVLDEFEVKNAKLFIEDKGALDCTIKARVETALRRANEK; this is encoded by the coding sequence ATGCAAATAAAACGAGAAGCGGTTTGCGGAACACTCCAATCAAATGATTGCCTTGTCCGTATTGTTCCTTCCGAAAAACTTGAACTTGACTTAAAAAGCTCTGTTTTAAACGAATTCGGTGCACAAATTAAAAAAACGGTGCAGGAAGTATTGGATGAGTTTGAAGTAAAAAATGCCAAACTCTTTATCGAAGACAAGGGTGCCTTAGATTGTACAATCAAGGCCCGTGTAGAAACAGCATTGAGGCGCGCAAATGAAAAATAG
- the rpiA gene encoding ribose-5-phosphate isomerase RpiA — translation MDTTQLKERVAYHAIDTLFSEGKIFDGMKIGLGTGSTAMPAVHRLAQLLSSDKLKKIYAVPTSFQTSIECEKLGIPIYSLSSRQIGGSLDLAIDGADEIDPDKNLIKGGGAALLREKITAYNSKEFVVIADERKKVKSMGKGFALPIEIIPEARLSITQILEAQGIEVVLREGVKKMGPVVTDNGNFIIDVRWPDNSVVNPKALEESLNNITGVVENGFFTKNTPRVFIVHQDGNIEDL, via the coding sequence ATGGATACGACACAATTAAAAGAAAGGGTTGCCTATCATGCAATAGACACTCTTTTTTCGGAAGGAAAAATTTTTGACGGAATGAAAATAGGACTCGGCACCGGCTCTACAGCTATGCCGGCTGTACACCGTCTAGCACAATTATTATCGTCAGACAAGTTAAAAAAGATATACGCCGTACCTACAAGTTTTCAAACCTCAATCGAATGTGAAAAACTAGGTATCCCTATTTATTCTTTAAGCTCCCGGCAAATAGGAGGAAGCTTAGACCTTGCTATAGATGGAGCAGACGAAATCGACCCCGATAAAAACCTAATCAAGGGAGGCGGAGCCGCCCTCCTCAGAGAAAAAATAACAGCATATAACTCAAAAGAATTTGTCGTCATTGCAGATGAAAGAAAAAAAGTTAAATCTATGGGAAAAGGCTTTGCCCTTCCTATTGAAATTATACCTGAAGCACGTTTAAGCATTACACAAATTCTTGAAGCCCAAGGCATCGAAGTAGTTCTGCGTGAAGGTGTAAAAAAAATGGGGCCTGTTGTTACCGACAACGGCAACTTTATAATTGATGTAAGATGGCCTGATAATTCTGTTGTCAACCCCAAAGCCTTGGAAGAAAGTTTAAACAATATTACAGGTGTAGTAGAAAACGGTTTTTTTACTAAAAACACTCCAAGAGTATTTATCGTACACCAAGACGGAAATATAGAAGATCTATAA
- the fmt gene encoding methionyl-tRNA formyltransferase encodes MRILFAGTPSCAVPALNLIAREFDLCGVLTNPPAPAGRNKKMQDSDAALAVKELIKEGVLPEDFPVLTPQKLDDNFRKELEALNPDLLVCFAYGKIFGPKTMALFPLGGINIHPSLLPRWRGCAPVPAAILAGDKLTGITIQTLAEKTDCGSILGQLEIPLNNFETTESLLADCADKCCPLLREVLSDFENKLKQARPQEEAKALYCSMLKKEDGLIDWSKPAEEIERKIRAFTPWPGCFTFKKGEKISIIEANLYEDASNEMTKDKKFGTILGTDKKYGILIQTGNGVLAVSVLQKQAKKKLEWKDFLNGSPDFLEGSFET; translated from the coding sequence ATGAGAATCCTTTTTGCGGGAACCCCTTCCTGTGCCGTACCGGCCTTAAACCTAATAGCTCGCGAATTTGACCTTTGCGGAGTCTTGACCAATCCTCCGGCTCCGGCGGGGCGGAACAAAAAGATGCAGGATTCTGATGCAGCTCTTGCAGTAAAGGAGCTTATAAAAGAAGGAGTTCTGCCGGAAGATTTTCCTGTTTTGACGCCTCAAAAACTTGATGATAATTTTAGAAAAGAACTTGAGGCTTTAAACCCTGATCTTTTGGTTTGTTTTGCCTACGGTAAAATTTTCGGACCTAAGACGATGGCTCTTTTCCCTCTGGGCGGAATAAATATTCATCCCTCTCTTTTACCAAGGTGGAGGGGCTGTGCTCCGGTTCCTGCGGCCATATTGGCAGGAGATAAGCTTACGGGAATTACGATTCAGACCCTTGCTGAAAAAACGGATTGCGGGAGTATTTTGGGACAGCTTGAAATTCCCTTAAATAATTTCGAAACTACTGAAAGCCTTTTGGCCGATTGTGCCGATAAGTGCTGCCCGCTTTTGCGTGAGGTTCTTTCTGATTTTGAAAATAAATTAAAGCAGGCAAGACCTCAGGAAGAAGCAAAAGCTCTTTATTGCTCGATGCTAAAAAAAGAGGATGGCCTCATAGATTGGTCAAAACCGGCTGAAGAAATTGAAAGAAAAATAAGGGCATTTACCCCCTGGCCGGGCTGCTTTACCTTTAAAAAGGGCGAAAAAATAAGCATAATTGAAGCTAATTTATATGAAGATGCTTCAAATGAAATGACAAAAGATAAAAAATTTGGTACAATACTGGGTACCGATAAAAAATACGGTATTTTAATTCAAACGGGAAATGGAGTACTTGCGGTTTCGGTATTACAAAAGCAGGCAAAAAAGAAGCTTGAATGGAAAGATTTTTTAAACGGCTCTCCTGATTTTTTGGAAGGCAGTTTTGAAACATAA
- a CDS encoding PASTA domain-containing protein, whose product MGLGDISDNIESNGKVIVVTSLVMLVFFILISTIVFFMSVKTADQVLVPNIEGEKFEDAVLKLQVKELYPRLQLRFSDNPEDAGKVLEQSPPAGTIVKAGKRINITVSSGAVLDRVENYVGKTLSEVQQHFASLFTSGRKQLISIKEPIMYKASSIPAGTILEQNPSPDTKISEEILIEFIVSKGPENEKVSVPNMEGFKLDDIYSAIAQSKISFVIKAEVNSSLEAPVVVSQSQAADSSVDAYSQIELGMQFPDSTEKMIYGVYSPILPKYPYPVKVTVDAVYPDGKRTELVSFNHQGGKCSIPYGLPQGTVLVLTVLNKQVQMFEVKQ is encoded by the coding sequence ATGGGACTTGGTGATATTTCAGACAACATAGAAAGTAACGGAAAAGTGATAGTTGTTACCTCTTTGGTAATGCTTGTATTTTTTATTCTTATTTCTACAATCGTGTTTTTTATGTCGGTAAAAACTGCCGATCAAGTTTTGGTTCCTAATATTGAAGGCGAAAAATTTGAAGATGCGGTTCTTAAACTACAGGTTAAAGAACTATATCCCCGTCTTCAATTAAGATTTTCGGATAATCCCGAAGACGCAGGAAAGGTTTTAGAGCAAAGTCCTCCTGCAGGAACTATCGTTAAAGCCGGAAAAAGAATAAATATTACTGTAAGCAGCGGAGCTGTTCTTGACAGGGTAGAAAATTATGTTGGAAAAACCTTATCGGAGGTTCAACAGCATTTTGCTTCTCTTTTTACTTCAGGGCGTAAACAGCTGATTTCCATAAAAGAACCGATTATGTATAAAGCAAGTTCAATTCCTGCCGGTACGATTTTGGAGCAAAATCCTTCTCCCGATACTAAGATTTCGGAAGAAATTTTAATAGAATTCATAGTGAGCAAGGGACCTGAAAACGAAAAAGTTTCCGTTCCTAACATGGAAGGATTTAAACTTGACGATATTTATTCTGCAATAGCTCAAAGTAAAATTTCGTTTGTAATAAAAGCCGAAGTCAATTCTTCTCTTGAAGCCCCGGTAGTTGTCAGTCAAAGTCAGGCGGCAGATTCCTCTGTAGATGCTTACTCTCAAATAGAGTTAGGTATGCAATTTCCCGACTCTACCGAAAAAATGATTTACGGTGTTTATTCGCCTATTCTACCCAAATATCCTTATCCGGTAAAAGTTACGGTTGATGCCGTATATCCGGACGGAAAAAGAACGGAACTTGTAAGTTTTAACCATCAAGGCGGAAAATGCAGTATTCCTTATGGTCTTCCTCAAGGTACGGTCCTTGTTCTCACCGTATTAAACAAACAGGTTCAGATGTTTGAAGTAAAACAATAG
- a CDS encoding type I 3-dehydroquinate dehydratase, with amino-acid sequence MSTKVCLVLTEKTIEKNLSALEKYKKFIDIAELRVDYLNQSEILYLRTFPERAGIPCILTVRRKSDGGNFTGGEGARMTIFARGLAFASSDPIKNFAYIDLESDFDSSGIEEAARAFDIKIIRSLHSKVPVKNIVKTIEGLSRFETDIPKLAFTANCLNDVSELFKASKLIKNQEYIVSVMGQYGLSSRILSKQLNSQIVYTFTPEYIKKNKLEQELIDPETLEDLYNFSKINNKTRLYGVIGKDVNTSLSPKIHNEGFKIKDLNSVYIPISAVSSKEALDFANILNIKGLSVTAPLKSEIIPQINSISEASKFIGAVNTLINENKKWFGYNTDVDGFEQALIEFLNEEDLRKYKVAIIGAGGAARAVAEVISSLHGKACIFNRTAEKAKNIAEKYKFKWALLDPINIKQLHTFSELIIQTTNAGMEPDIDMDPLNFYTFTGKEKVFDLIYRPETTKMLKRARTAGCQVCNGYKMLEYQAYHQFKAFAGKEYL; translated from the coding sequence ATGTCTACAAAGGTCTGTCTTGTTTTAACGGAAAAAACAATAGAAAAAAATCTTTCCGCACTGGAAAAGTATAAGAAGTTTATTGATATTGCAGAGCTTCGCGTAGATTATCTCAATCAAAGCGAAATACTCTATTTAAGAACTTTCCCTGAGCGGGCCGGAATCCCTTGTATCTTAACCGTCAGGAGAAAGTCTGACGGCGGAAACTTTACGGGAGGAGAAGGTGCAAGGATGACAATCTTTGCCCGAGGCCTTGCCTTTGCAAGCTCCGACCCGATAAAAAATTTTGCTTATATAGATTTGGAAAGCGACTTTGATTCATCGGGAATCGAAGAAGCGGCAAGAGCCTTTGATATTAAAATAATAAGAAGCCTCCACAGTAAGGTTCCTGTAAAAAATATTGTAAAGACTATTGAAGGCCTAAGCCGTTTTGAAACCGACATTCCCAAGTTGGCTTTTACGGCAAATTGCTTAAACGATGTTTCCGAGCTTTTTAAGGCCTCAAAACTGATAAAAAATCAAGAATACATTGTGTCGGTTATGGGACAGTATGGTTTAAGCTCCCGTATTCTATCAAAGCAATTAAATTCCCAAATTGTCTATACCTTTACTCCCGAATACATAAAGAAAAATAAACTTGAACAAGAACTTATAGATCCCGAAACTTTAGAAGACTTATACAACTTTTCAAAAATAAATAATAAGACAAGGCTTTACGGAGTTATAGGCAAGGATGTAAACACAAGTTTGAGCCCCAAAATTCACAATGAAGGTTTTAAAATAAAAGACCTTAATTCCGTTTATATCCCCATATCGGCGGTATCATCAAAGGAAGCCTTGGACTTTGCCAATATTCTTAATATAAAAGGCCTTTCTGTTACGGCTCCTTTAAAAAGTGAAATTATACCTCAAATAAATTCCATATCCGAAGCCTCTAAATTTATCGGAGCCGTAAATACTCTGATAAACGAAAACAAAAAATGGTTCGGCTATAATACGGATGTTGACGGCTTTGAACAGGCTTTAATAGAATTCTTAAACGAAGAAGACTTACGTAAATATAAGGTTGCCATTATAGGCGCCGGAGGAGCCGCCAGAGCCGTTGCAGAAGTAATAAGCTCTCTCCATGGAAAAGCCTGTATCTTTAACCGTACGGCTGAAAAAGCTAAAAACATAGCAGAAAAATATAAATTTAAATGGGCTCTTCTGGATCCTATAAATATAAAACAGCTTCATACTTTTTCGGAACTGATAATTCAGACCACAAATGCAGGTATGGAGCCCGACATAGATATGGACCCTCTTAATTTTTATACCTTTACAGGAAAAGAGAAAGTATTTGACTTAATCTACAGGCCTGAAACCACTAAGATGTTAAAGCGGGCAAGGACAGCCGGCTGTCAGGTTTGTAACGGCTATAAAATGCTGGAATATCAAGCCTATCATCAATTTAAAGCCTTTGCAGGAAAGGAGTATTTATAA
- the polA gene encoding DNA polymerase I: MKDTIYVLDAYGLIYRSYFAFISRPLTNSKGENVSAIFGFFKSLHSIFTEYNPKLFVTALDSLTPTFRHEMYKEYKATRDKTPDDLHAQIDKIEEILKTFKLPAVRCNGFEADDVIASIAALAEKEGRECVVISGDKDLMQLVSKTTTMLKPGKIKAWEGFDAENVKEEWGVYPAGMLDLLSLIGDSADNVPGIKGVGPKTAVKLLEEYKSLDGIYANTGNLKGALKTKIEEGKESAYFSKELIRLRFDVPVEKDLNAYSTSQMDYEAAARLFISEELPNIAKLYSEKIIAEKALFKHEKNETSSKENLKQKTGLFENSEQTSPEMLPQELGTGEEISLPQNKGDYKLVDEAEELFKIVDEALKQGLAAYDCETTSEDPLNAEVCGFSLALKEGEAYYFPLKAPSPELGEEAPSLIAFKDAKKAVTKLFDSKMTLIMHNGKFDIQAALSSKLASRISASLFDTMIAAWLLDPARSSYGMDKLAESILGVKTIRFKDLVKTGQNFSDIPLKEACPYAAEDADITFRFYKKFLPLLKKNNLEKLFFDLEMPITKLLTEMEIKGIFLKGEELTAYSKELGKELEDCEKDIYRLVGHEFNIASPKQLQEVLFEERKLTPGKKTKTGYSTDTSVLETLASEDPVPAKILDYRALAKLKSTYTDTLPKMTDKNGRIHTSFIQTGTATGRLSSRDPNLQNIPIRGNEGRKIREAFQAEKGRVLISADYSQIELVILAHLSKDQNLVEAFNKGIDVHAKTASLIFAVDIKDVSQDMRRIAKTINFGVMYGMSAFRLASSLRIPRKRADEFIKAYFATYSGVSGFMANICQEAEQRGYVETIMGRRRYLPAINSKNKVEKAGAERIAVNTPIQGTAADIVKLAMLEVDKVLKKQKLDASILLQVHDELIIEAAESEREKVMSLVKEKMESVTKLSVPLRVSIESGMSWGEFH; encoded by the coding sequence ATGAAAGATACAATCTATGTTTTGGATGCCTACGGGCTTATTTACCGCTCTTATTTTGCCTTTATTTCAAGACCTCTTACAAACTCTAAGGGCGAAAATGTTTCGGCTATCTTCGGCTTTTTTAAAAGCCTTCATTCCATATTTACCGAATATAATCCTAAGCTCTTTGTTACTGCCCTCGATTCCCTTACACCCACTTTTAGACATGAGATGTACAAAGAATACAAGGCTACAAGGGATAAAACGCCCGATGACCTCCATGCTCAAATCGACAAAATAGAAGAAATTTTAAAAACATTTAAACTGCCTGCAGTCCGCTGTAACGGCTTTGAGGCCGATGACGTAATAGCTTCCATAGCCGCCCTTGCAGAAAAGGAAGGCAGGGAATGTGTGGTTATTTCGGGCGACAAGGATTTAATGCAGCTTGTTTCAAAAACCACGACAATGCTTAAACCGGGGAAGATTAAGGCTTGGGAAGGCTTCGATGCCGAAAATGTAAAAGAAGAATGGGGCGTTTATCCCGCCGGAATGTTAGACCTTCTTTCCCTCATAGGCGACAGTGCAGACAATGTTCCCGGCATAAAAGGGGTCGGCCCAAAAACGGCCGTAAAGCTCCTTGAAGAGTACAAAAGCCTCGACGGCATTTACGCAAATACAGGGAACTTAAAGGGGGCTTTAAAAACAAAAATAGAAGAAGGAAAGGAGTCGGCTTATTTTTCTAAAGAGCTTATAAGGCTCCGCTTCGATGTTCCTGTCGAAAAAGACTTAAACGCCTACTCCACTTCGCAAATGGACTATGAGGCGGCCGCCCGTCTTTTTATAAGCGAAGAGCTTCCCAATATTGCAAAGCTATATTCCGAAAAAATAATTGCCGAAAAAGCCCTATTCAAACATGAAAAAAATGAGACTTCTTCAAAAGAAAACTTAAAACAAAAAACCGGTCTTTTTGAAAATTCTGAACAAACTTCTCCAGAAATGCTCCCGCAAGAATTAGGAACAGGAGAAGAAATCTCCCTTCCTCAAAACAAGGGCGATTACAAACTTGTAGACGAAGCGGAAGAACTTTTTAAAATAGTAGACGAGGCCTTAAAACAGGGGCTTGCAGCCTATGACTGTGAAACCACAAGTGAAGATCCCCTAAATGCGGAAGTCTGCGGATTCTCCCTTGCCCTAAAAGAAGGAGAGGCCTATTATTTCCCCTTAAAGGCACCGAGCCCTGAACTGGGAGAGGAAGCTCCAAGCCTCATAGCCTTTAAGGATGCTAAAAAGGCCGTAACAAAGCTCTTTGACTCGAAGATGACCCTCATAATGCATAACGGCAAATTCGATATTCAGGCAGCCCTTTCATCAAAACTTGCAAGCAGAATTTCGGCAAGTCTTTTTGATACAATGATAGCGGCATGGCTTTTGGACCCTGCCCGCTCTTCTTACGGAATGGATAAACTTGCAGAAAGTATTTTAGGCGTAAAAACCATAAGGTTTAAAGACCTTGTAAAGACGGGACAAAACTTTTCGGATATTCCATTAAAAGAAGCCTGTCCTTATGCTGCAGAAGATGCCGACATAACATTCCGATTTTATAAAAAATTTTTACCCCTCTTAAAAAAGAATAATTTGGAAAAACTTTTCTTTGACCTTGAAATGCCCATCACAAAACTTTTAACCGAGATGGAAATAAAGGGCATCTTTTTAAAAGGCGAAGAACTTACTGCCTACTCAAAAGAATTGGGAAAAGAACTTGAAGATTGCGAAAAGGATATTTACAGACTCGTAGGCCATGAGTTTAATATAGCCTCGCCTAAACAGCTTCAAGAAGTCTTATTTGAAGAAAGAAAACTGACTCCCGGCAAAAAAACTAAGACGGGTTATTCTACGGATACTTCGGTCCTTGAAACCCTTGCTTCGGAGGATCCGGTGCCTGCAAAAATATTGGATTACAGGGCTCTTGCAAAATTAAAATCCACATACACCGATACCCTTCCCAAGATGACGGACAAAAACGGAAGAATCCATACAAGTTTTATTCAAACGGGAACAGCTACAGGCCGCCTTTCAAGCCGAGACCCCAATTTGCAAAATATTCCCATACGCGGAAACGAGGGCCGGAAGATAAGGGAAGCCTTTCAGGCAGAAAAGGGACGGGTTCTTATTTCTGCAGATTATTCGCAGATTGAGCTTGTAATCCTTGCTCATCTTTCAAAGGATCAAAACCTAGTAGAAGCCTTTAATAAGGGAATAGACGTTCACGCCAAGACTGCAAGCCTAATCTTTGCCGTAGACATAAAAGATGTAAGTCAGGATATGAGACGCATAGCAAAGACCATAAACTTCGGAGTAATGTACGGAATGAGTGCCTTCCGCCTCGCTTCTTCTTTAAGAATTCCACGCAAAAGGGCTGATGAGTTTATAAAGGCTTATTTTGCCACCTATTCCGGCGTATCCGGCTTTATGGCAAATATTTGTCAAGAAGCCGAACAAAGAGGCTATGTAGAAACTATAATGGGAAGAAGGCGTTATCTTCCGGCTATAAACAGCAAAAACAAGGTAGAAAAGGCCGGAGCCGAACGCATTGCGGTAAACACCCCGATTCAGGGCACAGCCGCCGATATAGTAAAACTTGCAATGCTCGAAGTCGATAAGGTCTTAAAAAAACAAAAACTTGATGCCTCCATACTTTTACAGGTTCATGATGAGCTTATAATAGAGGCCGCCGAATCTGAAAGAGAAAAAGTCATGTCCCTCGTAAAAGAAAAAATGGAAAGCGTAACAAAACTTTCGGTACCCTTAAGGGTAAGTATAGAATCGGGAATGAGCTGGGGAGAGTTCCACTAA
- a CDS encoding BrnA antitoxin family protein, with protein sequence MNTIVTMTLDDLKKTPLTEEEKQTIRKAKSIPTDDCPKQSKEELAKFRPWYEVHQKSETSIKIDADVLEWFKAQGKGYKTKINAVLRSYAFG encoded by the coding sequence ATGAATACTATAGTAACTATGACATTAGATGATTTAAAGAAAACTCCGCTCACCGAAGAAGAAAAACAAACTATCCGAAAGGCAAAGTCTATACCTACTGATGACTGCCCCAAACAATCTAAAGAGGAGCTTGCTAAATTCAGACCATGGTATGAAGTGCATCAAAAAAGTGAAACCAGTATTAAAATAGATGCTGATGTATTGGAATGGTTTAAAGCTCAGGGTAAAGGCTATAAAACAAAAATCAATGCTGTTTTACGCTCTTACGCGTTCGGCTGA
- the coaE gene encoding dephospho-CoA kinase (Dephospho-CoA kinase (CoaE) performs the final step in coenzyme A biosynthesis.): MDSVPNSRQSRQSLGAPSEPILIGLSGPSCSGKNTASAILQDYGFYCIDADVVSRKVFAEHEKEILNLFQAEAEKLGINLKNEKGIDKKAFALLVFSDEELLKKHEAFILPIIEEKIWEEIKMAFTEKPERPILLNAPTLQKTSLIKKCLFILYIDAPFILRLIRAKKRDRLPLKNIWLRFSKQKKFFSQYFFLNADTIVVKNFWSSASLKRKLLQEVQKRGF, from the coding sequence ATGGATAGTGTGCCAAACAGCAGACAGAGCCGGCAAAGCCTCGGTGCACCCTCAGAACCGATTTTAATAGGGCTTTCAGGGCCTTCTTGTTCGGGTAAAAACACGGCAAGTGCTATTTTACAAGACTACGGTTTTTATTGTATTGATGCCGATGTAGTTTCAAGAAAAGTTTTTGCAGAGCATGAAAAAGAAATTTTAAATCTCTTTCAAGCCGAGGCCGAAAAACTAGGCATAAATTTAAAAAATGAAAAGGGCATCGACAAAAAAGCATTTGCCCTCTTGGTCTTTTCGGACGAAGAACTCTTAAAAAAACATGAAGCCTTTATTCTCCCCATAATCGAAGAAAAAATATGGGAGGAAATTAAAATGGCATTTACAGAAAAACCTGAGCGCCCCATTCTTTTAAACGCCCCTACCCTTCAAAAGACGAGTCTCATAAAAAAATGCCTCTTTATATTGTACATAGATGCACCTTTTATTTTAAGGCTTATAAGGGCAAAAAAAAGGGACAGGCTGCCCTTAAAAAATATATGGTTAAGATTTTCAAAACAAAAGAAATTCTTTTCTCAATACTTTTTTTTAAATGCCGATACAATAGTAGTAAAGAACTTTTGGTCTTCTGCAAGTTTAAAAAGAAAACTATTGCAGGAAGTTCAAAAAAGAGGTTTTTGA
- a CDS encoding SPOR domain-containing protein — MEQKKILWIVLFISLFALIIFGVGLYLYAPFRNKSTMTAAQISDLGRIEADKTDTSVDPLQWTRNPESIPPLEPDSTTLVNIANNITVVNGEGQTGTTETSINVSDLTNTQKDEKTASLPENLAANLNTNQEGEKKTSDTETQTTPAKEANQNTGVASVKGVSSNTVQKPKTEKKTPQKTEKPAVKTSPAQKTVSTLYWVQTASLTSRLNAEAARDTLTSKHMKAEIFTKETAAGLTHRVRVGPFKNKTEAEYWLKKIKEIKGFEGSYVTQDRKKS; from the coding sequence ATGGAACAGAAAAAAATTTTATGGATAGTACTTTTTATTTCGTTGTTTGCTCTGATTATCTTCGGTGTCGGCTTATACCTGTATGCCCCATTCCGTAATAAAAGCACCATGACTGCGGCACAAATATCCGATTTAGGCAGAATAGAAGCAGACAAAACGGATACAAGCGTAGATCCTCTTCAATGGACTCGAAATCCCGAATCAATTCCTCCGCTTGAGCCGGATTCTACGACACTTGTAAATATTGCCAACAATATAACCGTTGTAAACGGTGAAGGCCAAACCGGAACAACAGAAACCTCTATCAATGTAAGCGATTTAACTAATACTCAAAAGGACGAAAAAACTGCAAGTTTACCGGAAAATCTTGCTGCAAATTTAAACACAAACCAAGAAGGCGAGAAAAAAACTTCCGATACCGAAACACAAACTACTCCTGCAAAGGAAGCTAATCAAAATACAGGCGTTGCTTCGGTAAAAGGAGTAAGCTCAAATACGGTTCAAAAACCTAAAACAGAAAAGAAGACTCCGCAAAAAACGGAAAAGCCTGCTGTCAAAACAAGTCCTGCTCAAAAAACGGTTTCCACACTGTACTGGGTTCAAACAGCTTCTTTGACAAGCCGCTTAAATGCAGAGGCGGCAAGAGATACCCTCACCTCAAAACATATGAAGGCGGAAATCTTTACCAAAGAAACAGCGGCGGGGCTTACCCACCGAGTCAGAGTCGGCCCGTTTAAAAACAAGACCGAGGCAGAATATTGGCTTAAAAAAATAAAAGAAATTAAGGGCTTTGAAGGAAGTTATGTAACCCAAGACCGAAAAAAAAGCTGA